CATAAGGCAACGGACGATAATTATTTGTGCTGATTGGCAGCTGATAttggttggtgttggtggttggTGATGGTGTAGGCAACAAAATAATAGTCTGAAGCAACCATCTCTGGCACTCAGTTGAGCAAAATCTTTTCAATGCTAAGTAATTGTTGATATTATTTGATAATTGGCTCAGAGATGAAGATGCTTCGTACATTTTTcgcgcgaaaaaaaagcaatcccACACGTAGAAATAGCAAACAATACATCCACATCGCGTAAATTAAGATTGTTGCAAAAGTAGGTGGCCTGCACCGGGTACTTGATGGTTTCGTTTTGGCAGCTAGCTGGACAAGATGAACGAGCTTTTCATGAAACAAAGCCATTGAAAATTGGATGTAAAACAGATAATCATCCTATTGAAGTGATTGCATTATTCCCAAATGGCATCAAACTTATTGATGTATATACTGGGTAAGAATGAATGAGTACAATAATcatattcttaaaaataattaatactGAATTAAAATACTCAGTAATGAGTTCCTGAGGAATAATTCATTATACTGAATATTATACCATCTTCGAACAGATGATTTAAGAGTTACATCTTCAACATAACTCACTTACTCTTAATCAATTTATCTAAATCAGTTGCTATTCCCAGCCTACATAGAAATATTAATCTAATACTATGCTACTTTAAAGAACCCAGATCAGTAATTATAAACTGCCTGTTTTTACTCCTAACCAAattatctctctctttccctttttctctttttataTGCGAATTATTTCACCTCTTGTTTCACCGTGTGCCAACGCAAATCGCATAAGGAAAGCCAATTTTCTTCGCATTTGCAGGCTGAAACAAGGTTTCATGTTTTCACTTGCATTCACTTTCGCTTTTGGACGAGCCATTCACCAAAAGTGCATTGTATGTAGCCACTGTTTCCATCGGGTGGAATGTAGTTAAATATTGTCAGAAGCCGATGGACACTGTGTGGAATGCCATGTGTTTGTGGAATGAAGGGTTTTTTTGGTACCTCTTGTATTTAGGtatttagcttttttttttgtttttccatttatAAATGTCTGTTATTTATCTACTGCCCGGTggaattttgtttctttcactAACCAGAGGGATTATAATTGTCTTTGGACATTTTAGGGAATAACTTTTACACATTATAAAATTGCATCACTTGCACATTTTGTCTTACGATGCAAACGGAtcttttttgaaaattatcaTCCACTTTTCACGAATTTCCAATAAATTTGCCACTAGCAGCCAAATCAGCCTAATTTATCCACCCTTTAGCACCTCACTGTCAACACCGCTGTCAACAACAGTTTTGCCAACGAACGGATCAGTTTTGAGATGCACTTTTGAGATGCATTGCATCGCAAATGGAGAAAGTGTACCGTGCGGATGACACTTTTCCTCGCAGAcactagcacacacacacacacacgcgcactcTATGCTTTGATTTTCTCCACGGTCTAACGAATCGAGCCGCCGATGTCGGCGCTCTACACTGCAACCCTTACTTACAAGCATAACACACGGGAAGCAAATTccagcagcacaacaaaacagcGTCGAGCGTGTGCAAAAGCAACAGAAACGTACACCAGAAAAACGCGCACAATAAATGATCCGAACGCGACGCTACAGCACGATGTTGCTTCGCTGCTGAGCACGAACAAACTGCGTCGAGTCTGGGCGGTTCACGCAAACGCAGAGTCGTTTTGCGGTTTTTTCGCTGCCGCCCTCGGACGAGTGGGGCGAGTGGGGAAAATGGTTGGAGAACCATTCAAGAAGCCCACCGCATGAAAgctcgtttttgtttgttcgtttgtgtcTGGGCTCAGGAAAGGGAAAACGGGGCTGGAAGCTATGGCACGAGATGGGCGCTCGATGCGAACGCCTTGCACTTTACCCGTTGGGAGCCACACGATACATCTTGACACTGTGTGTGGTGGAATGTTACGGgactgtggctgtgtgtgtcgATACAGTTGAATcatgttattattttatcatcGTCACGCGACAGCTTCGGCGAAAACATAAACTGCAGCATATGCAACACACGAATGCAGTTGACAAGCGCTGGTGTATAAGATGAGCTGTGGAACAGAATCCGTCCGATAGGTTCGTTGTGTTTGTTGAAACAAGTCTTTCTAAATCCCTTTTAACATTATCTTCCCTTGTTTTATTGCTTGTTTCCCCTTCATCCAAAGATATTTTGTGAGACCATCGTCTAATGCGTTTTCTTCACCAGCAACTAATCGTACGAAAAAGGTGTGCAGAAGGTGTAATGGTGCAATTTAGCGCGAATGCTCGTTATTATCATTCCACCTGGCACTCACACCATACCGTTTGCAATGTAGAGGAAACCCCCAATGCATCTCGCCATATCATATCACGCTATCGAAATCGCACACGCGACATCAAACATCACGAaaggtgaataaattaaagttcCGATGCATTTTCTGCTTTATTATTATCGATTATCACTATCTCTATTGAATCGTTTTATTTCTAGCTAATTAAATTTCTGGACTTATGTTTTGATTCAGTTTGTTTAAATACGTACCAGACAGTCCATACTATCGATTGGTTGTATGGGTTAATTTCAACGCATAATCACGGCTCTGTCTGTTTGATGGGTCCGCAATAAAAGTCGATGTCGTGACGTGACACGCTTGCTGTGAATATTACTGTTCCGGCTCGTACAATTTCAGCTACCACCGGAACGGGTCCGATCCAAACATCAGTGGGTCGGTACCTCTTTCAATGCCGCCCGAAGAAAGCACCAGCTGGCAGAATTGAAATTGACCAACCTTCCCTCCATCGCTTCCCACCGCTTGTACGCTTTTCCCATGCACCGCAAAGCTCACCCAGGGCAGTAAAAAGTTTATCGCCGGCCGAGAACAATGTTGATCGAACAATTAACATcaattaacaattttaattGACCTTCGCCGGTCGGTTGCGCTTCCTTTTCGGTTTTCGGTTTCAACCACGCAtggaccaaaaacaaaaacaaaatcgggGGCAAAAGGCCAACCGTAATGGGGGTGAGAAAGCTTACACCATCTACCGAaacttgtaaaaaaaaaatgtatggaaGGTTGCGAGAGGAGCCGTGTTGGCGAAAGAAAACTATTCTCGTTTGCGTAGTTGCTTGGAAGGAAGTAGCAGCAAGGGATGGTGCTTTGTTCTGTGCAGTGACCTAATCGATTACGATGATGATACAGACGTTAAAGGTTTTgtgttgtagttgttgtgtTTCGGGGTGTGTATTTTGGTTtccattgtttgtgcttttatgGCCCCATTCGGTTCAAGCGGTAGTATTAACGAAAGCTTCGGAAGCTCTGAGGCAATCATTGAACTTGAATTGCTACATTGTTCTTCTTGTGGAAACCCGTATTTGCTAAATTATAACTTttcttcaaattaaaaaaaaacttttctttaTGTAGAACCATTCCTGTCGTTGAATTAATACATTGAAGTAGACAGAGTATTGATTATAAAAAGTTGACTGATATTATATTTCAATAGGTGAACAACATTTCTTAGTAAGCAACCTGTCACCTAGGTTACGTTCGTGGTGAATGTTAACAAAAgtttttttaagaaaacattgcaaacagttttatttcaaCGTCACACACTGTGGCATCAAACTTCAAAGGAAATCGAGAAAtccgcctgaaggtatgcaatgcgcaAACCGCTTGTGGTGAGTTTGATACGGTACGGTCGCGTGAATCAATTCTGTTCAATACTAAAACATAATCTAGCAATTTGAAACCATATAAGTACTAATGTTGTTGATTTTCCTTTGCACAATTCATTCTCTGGGGCTCTCATATTAAAACAGTAATTAACCTACGAGCTAAGCAAACAATGGTTGGCTTGAAACCTGTTAGAGACCGGAAAATTGGGCGCTCATTATCAATGTCAGTGGCAACAGATGCAGATCAGAGATGCATCTGTACAATGCAGAACAGGTTTTTGTTGTCGATTGTATCAAAAACTCGATTGAGCCGTAAAACGTTTCCGGTATCGCCCtccaaacaaattgttttacgTATCActaatttgttgatttttaattcaaacaaaaaattgaaatcTTCGTCCCTAACAGCATTTTTAAAGAGCTTAAGAATACGATGATAAGGAACGATTCGTCGCTTGCCAGCTTCGTATGAATTTGGGTTTATTTCTATTGTATTGCTTCCTCATTTTGCGTACCGAACGTGACGCTTTGCAGCTGTACGTGATGCGCATTTTTATGGCGGTTCCGTTCTGTTTTATTGAGCGATTCATAACAATCCCGCCACCGTCGCTGGTGCTGAGTGGGAAGTTTAGATAGAGCGACAAAGATTGATTGACAAACGATTTGTTCAGCACAAGTTCAAAAATCTAATAAATAGTTTCATTTGTTCTTGTTCTCGATTGCATAACTAAGATAAGGAGAAATTTATTTGTAATGCCGTATTGCAATATTACAAGCAGCTTGCGAGCCATCATCCGCATGAAAGGCATAAAACAGGCACCGATTAACTGTGTCGAAACCATCAATTTTGCAGCAACACGCTGCCGAGTCGCTGATTAGTACGGAAAGCGCCATTAAGCAGGCCATGTACTTTCCCGCTCCGACCTCTAtgcactgttgctgttgcacaCACTGCCATTCACGAGTGGCTATAAAACTGATGAAGTCTTAAATGCTGTCGAACTGCAACACAAGAGTTGCATGGAAAACGTCGCCACACATCAGATTAATCAGATAAATAAGAAACTCAACATCAATCCCCCGTGTGATTTGATGTTGTGTCGTCGAGAAGCACTTGGTTCGTCCATCGGGGGATGAAAATAACCTTGCTCCGACCCCCTGGAGATGTGTGGTTAAAGGATACATTTCCCATGTGCAAGACTGCCCCACCACGGTTCAATGTCGATCCGCATGTCCTTCCGGCACAAACGGTGGAATGGGTCTGGCAAAAAAGGGCCAGCCGGCAAAAACAGCTGACCTCGAAGCGCAACAAGACctccccacccacccaccgggGAGGTGAAATTCCGCTTCCAACAACACGACCCGAACTGCATTTGTCGGACGGGTGTGACGGGTGTGCGTGCTCCTGCCTATCGATCGTTAGACTCAGTTCGGTTTCAACTCTCGCGCGGCACGGAACGGTCTCTGAAGGCGTTGATACCCTGTTCCACTGATTCATCTTCCCGTTTCTAGCAaaggtgtgtgagtgcgtgtgtgtgtgtcgtttaACTTTAGTAAAGCTTTCCCAAGCCCAAGCGTCCCAGGGGTTGACTGCTGTTATGTCATGTCTGCCATGTCAGGTGGATTATTGCGAGCATAACGAAGCGACTCTGCGGTTAACCACAGACACTGCACCATTTCCCAAAACAATCTTCTCCCCACCCCCCTAATAGACGACATTCACCACAACCGGAATGACGCGAAATATCAACGCTTCGTTCTGGCACCGGGAAAACACGCACGGAAGTTGGTGCCGCAGCGGTGTGGCAATGTGTTCGTTCGGTTTTGCTAAAAATATCGCGAAAAATCGCACCCTGTCCGAAATGCACCTCTCAGGCCGCGCGCCTCcgttgtgctttgttttgcgggAAGTTTCCTCGTCACGAGATGTGCGCACCTTGTGTGCAGCCGCACCAAATTGAATCCTCTACACCCGGTGTACCGAAATCCTCCCGTTGCGAATCGCATCATCCAGACTCGGGAGAAGTTCGTAATGCGCTTTAGACCACGAGTGCGTGAGCAAttcgtgtgcgtgttttggcGTGATGTTTACGTGCCAGCAATTTGTTTTCCCGGCcggtgaaatggaaaatgcttGCGGATCTTGTTCTATGAGTTCTttggatgtgtgtttttttcctgtcgCTTCACGGttagtttattttatcgtcactcgaaaaaaaaaataaccgaaCGTGAAGCAAACGTGATCGGAGCTCCAGTTGCATTGGTTTTATGCTGCGAGTCATatcaataaagcaaaacaacaaacacagagCTTGCAACCGGTTCAAAACTCGATTGATGGTGAACGCGTTTTGTGTAGAACGGTTACGCTCATCAGTTTCAaaatgtttgctgttgttcatTTGGCCCACCGACACTTTGATTTCGACGGAATTCTTTCGTATTTTGATCGATCGAAACATGCTTGGTAGACCAATGTCTGTGAGAATGTTTGCTACATCAAGCTACTTAATTCTTCATGCATATGAAACATTCACATGTTACGCTTGAGAGCCAACGTTCATTAAACTCCCCAAAAGTGCCTCACTCGAACGCTATCAAGATGATCTTCAAAATTCGCTTCCTCATGACCCGCGGTTCGTCATTCGTCAAACATAAATACGATGGACAATTTCTGAGCGCTGGAATAGGATGCTAATTCGAACGGCTCTTGTTTAACCCTTGCAAAGTCATTCTCAAAAGCGTGCTTTTTTATGCAACCAAGGTAATCGCACGACGCGTTGTGTGCTCGCCCCGTAAGTGGGCCAACGGAAAGTGATAGTTTTCATTCGCTTTTACTCCAGCTGGTCGGAACTATCGCTCCAGCACAAGCCCGATCAGTGCGTCCAGTGTTTCGCTACtttgaaaccaaacaaactcCACATCCCTGATCACGGACAACAAACAGCGtttaaacaacacaaaagtggCGAAATGGTCCCCAAAATATGTGTGAAAATTGTAAAATCAACAACTCCTCTCGATCGTGCTGACAAATTTCGTTAGCAAAAAGCCACAGCATCCTACCCGAAAAGGTGAACCATGCTGAAACACCAGGTCCGGGGCCGAGTTGAATCAGGTTGACGACCGGtttttgagcgagagagatctAGCATAATGGCGGCCACGTTGCATaaggtttctttttctgcGACACTCTGCGCGGTTGCAGTTATCTCGCCGGGGGTTTAGATAGTTAGCCGTGCAGTGTTGCAAAATGGCAGGCAACTTGACGCCATTaaggtttttgcttttgcggTGTTTTTGCGTAAGCACACGAAGGGCTAATCAACCCTACAGAACCGGTTATTCTGTCTGAATGATCTCTCGTTGTAAAAGAGTTGCCAATAGTTCGTGGAACAGGAACTTCTGAGTATTCTAAGATTTGTTCTTGTTGGAGGTTTTTTCAGCAATTGTTTCGAAAAGATAACACGTGACGATCGTTAGCGcggttgtttgtgtttatCAACTGCACGGAACTACACGGTGCTCGCGAAAACACGTGCGTCAACAttagtttgttgtttcattcaACTTTTACGTCCCAAGTGTTTACTTTGCTTGGCTTTTTTATTGCCTAAACTCTTTGGgcagaaatttaaattaacacACCATGAATATGCAGCGTGTATTACCCCACATAGGTAGAGCGCTTGAAGTTGTGAGTGGAGAAGATCTTATTTTAAAAGAAGTTCCATTTTGACAAAAGCTCCAAATGTTTTCCTTCAACTTCAGGTAAAATCTCCAACTTCAAAGGCTTCAACAACAGGTATATCTCTTCAAAATTCAACAGCAGTAGTTCTTGTGCTAAAGACTCCACTTAAACAATTGATAATGGCCTGTTTTAATATTGTTGACATTGCCTTCAACATCACAAACGTATCTGATGAAATCTTCACGATTGTGACGAGATAAGCAAAGTTCACTCACCTCGATTCAGCGCTAAAGTTCACTAGTTAAAGGTCAATTCAGACACATTTAAGAGTGTCGCAATTGTAAACTAACAGTGCTAACACTGCTCAGTGTAAATGAGCAAAAGATTTCTGGAAGTGAATAATGCATCACTCAAGTCTATCCGAAAGAGGTATGATTTGTTTGATTACGATTCGCTAGCAAACGCTAACAAAATCTTCCACTAGCGCGCATGTGACGTCTAAACACGCGTCTTTCCCTACTGTAACCGGCGTCGAGCCCACGTGGAACAATGTTGAGACGACCCCATTTGTATAATTCCCCAAGACACCTTGTGGCTGGATGACTTGGTGACCTGAACTTGATCGTTCCGTTGTTTAGCTTTTAGCGTGTGCTATGTGTTCCCCTAGCGTTTTCATTTgaatttgtaattattttcacACTGATAGTACGACTCTCGACACCGACACACCGATGGTCGTCAGGTGTGGTCAGATGAACGATGCAAAGGAAGTGATTAGACGGACTGCCGGACAATTACTTGCTGCTCAATGCGCTGGTTGGGGCTGGTGTATCCGTTTGAactttaacaaacaaacatggcGAGTTCTCGTGCGCAAGCTGTCGAAGTTGCGATCTAGCGAAGCTAAACACCGACGACTATGCTAATCGATCATGGACATGGATATAGTTTATGGTTGCTTTATTGCACAACTTTTCCAGCTACAAGGTTTCGTTCTGCTGCGTAAACTCAGCCCTTGGACGGTGCTAGATGTACGCGGATGATCAATAAATCGTCATTATTTTTAATCGCCAGTCTGCCACCTGATACTTGCGTTCCGCTGACCGCGTTTTATGAATGGGCAGTAACGTTCGTAGGATTCGGAGTGTAAAGAAAATGTCTATTGCCAAACAATCTGTTGGCCAGTGGCGTCCTTCGCCACCAATTAGTAGCAATTAGAAAGCATTAGTTCTATAACCGCAAGGACTTCAAGGATTGTCCCTTAGCCAGGCATCCAGTTGGGCCTTCAATCGCCAAGCtataaattgatttattatttttcattgcaaCGTATTTTCCCTCAGCGTAGATAATAGACCGCCCACTTGCAGCTTTATTACTATCATGGAGCACGATCTGGGCTTCGACTTGGCGGAGGCACTGGAGCGGGAAGGTCTTTCCCGGGAGGATTTGAAAGCGTTGCGCTATCCACCGGTCGAAGGTGTACCAGCTACGATCACTGACAAACAGTTGGCCTGTTTCTTGGATGCGTGCGATAAGAATATCGATGAAACACgaaaagtgttaaaaatttACTACGAAGCACGGAAGAATGGGCCGGAGCTGTTTAACAATCGAGATCCACAGAGCGCGGCTATTCAGCAATGTCTTCAAAATCAGTACGTATTTGTTGGATGTCGCTTAAGCCAAGGAGACTTATTATTCAATCAAGATGCGTCTTTCTTGCAGAGATTACTTTCCTCTTCCAACGACGCCCAGCGGCTATTCGGTGGTGTTTCATCGTTTGAAAAATTCACGTTCCTCCAACTATCACTTCGACGAAGCGATCAAGACGTACTTCATGACCATCGACTCCTGTCTCTACAACCAGGGACCACGGCCGGGAATCATTTTCCTGTTCGACATGAAAAACGTTGGCTTAATGCATCTTACCCGGATCAACATCAGCTCGGTGCGTAAGTTCTTCAACTACCTGCAGGATGGTTTACCGGCCAAATTGAAAGCGATACACGTGATGAATGTGGTTTCCTTCTTTGACAAAATTCTCTACATCATCAAACCATTTATTCATGCGGAAATCCTAAAAATGGTGAGCACACGGCCAGGATCTTCTGTTCGGTTCTGGCGAGTTGTTTGTAACCTGACATTATAATGTATGTATCCGATCTTTCAGCTCTATCTGCACACATCGAACGAAAATATGGAATCGTTCTACGAAGAATGGATACCGAAAAGTGGATTGCCGTCTGATCTAGGCGGTGATTTGAAGTCGATCGATGAACTTCATCAGGACCATTTGAAGGAGTTCGAAAAGCAGAGACCCTACTTGCTCGCTGAAGAACGTCAACGTAATCCGGACGCAACCATCATTGAGGAATCGACCGATCGCATGATGAAATCCCTGTCGATAGACTAATACGATCCCGATACGGTTGGCCGTACTTGCAAAGTTTATGCTTAATGTTGTAATTCGATGTGATAGCAAACAGTCCGTGCATAAAGGATCAGCATTCCACAGCTGACGGAAGCCAAACTACCTACAGAACCGGGGATAAGGATGTTCCACAAACTAATCGGTGTGCTTTTATATACCTGTACTTTTAAGGACCAATATTATACATCTTCCATTACtgctttatgttttttaacatgataaataaagcataattttcttacaaaaaatacattccaCTGCACACATACGGTGTATTTATTTTGCGTCGGAACTTTTTGATAAATCCTCATCGCTGAAGTCTTCGTAATCTTCATCATCGCTGCTGAAACCGTCTTCATCGTCACCGTCTTCGATCTCGTCATCCTTTCCGGAAGCCAGCTTAAGCTGTTCGATTTTTTCTAGCAATTCTTCCCTCGTTCGAGGCATCTCGACGTTCGGCTTTCTCTTGCGGCCCTCGTTTTCATCCTCATCCGAATCGTACTGTTCCGCCCCGGCgcccttttgctttttcttctgGCCACGGTTCATGTACCGCAGGAACGTTCGCCGTTTTCGTTCGGGTAGCGACTTTATTAGCTGATCCATCTCTGCCTTCAGCTTCACCTGTTCCTGTTCTGTCGGTTCCGGCGGAATGATGCTGGCTTCGTCCGCAGACTTTAGACATTTTGCGCAGCAACGGCTGGCAAGAGCACACTCGCGACAGATTACATGGTAGGCACGCTTCACTTTCCGTTCTCCACATTTACTGCACGATTTGGGCTGGGTTAGCGGTTTGTACTTGCGATACTTGATCTTCCAATCGATGATGCTCTTGCAGTGTTCACAAACTTCACACACGTTTAGGTTGGTGATGAGTTTTATTAGCGGGGTGTGCTTATCGTGCAAATTGTTCTTAAACGCGTATGTGTTTTGGTGCTTTTGAGCTCGCGTACGCCGCGAATCGCCTCTTTTAGAACTCATTTTCACGAGTTTTTTAAATACAGCACGGTTTTCGCTACTGGTTGCGAAGCGGCaacgtgtgtttgtttacatttagtTTGAGTTGCGTTTGACATTTACTTTTGACAGTTGGAATCTAAATATTTGCTTGATATAGGTGACGTTTTTCCCATTGACCGTACGTCTAGACAATATTAAGTTTGAGAATAATATTAATCTTTGAATGATCTTTGATTAGTCTTTCTATCAAAAGATTAATGGGATTCGTTGAAGTTTTCACGAATTCCAGGACAAACGGAGATAAAGAGATAAATAATTTTGAACATAACGCCATATTCGAATGTTTACACTCTTCGTCGTAACGCTTCGCTGATATATTTACTTTCTGCACAAACTCGTCGCAAATCGATGACATTTGCACAATTATCGTTTTAACTTAACAAATTAAACTCTTCTTTCATAGTGTCATAGTTGGCAACCTATCTGTAGAAGCTTATATGGCCCTAATCTTCGTTGAGCGTTTAGAACAATCAATAAAGCATTTGTTCAATGGCTCACCCCTCGAACCTTTTGCAAACGTTCCTCATCCGGTCGAGCCAAGGGATTCAACTGTACACATCGGCACAGGAACAGTAATGGTAAAGGCATGCGATAGAGCTTTTCTCTAAAACTGTGGGGGTCGGAACATGACCGTCGGCATCGGCATCGATGGAGGCCCCACCGGGTAGGGCACAGCAGTGGTGCTTGAGGTTGTCATTCCCGGTGGGACATAGAAACCACCGGGCACCGCATTGTTTGCCGACGGGTAGGGCATCGAAGTCGGGCCATACCCTACATCAAACCGTTGAGAGGTGTTTCTGTTGCTACGAAGCAGTTCGGTCATCTTCTCCGCCTTCAGCTTTCGACTGTGCATCAGTTTGCGGCTGTTCATAAACTGCTCTAAATAAGCGTCCACTGGTAGCTCGCTATCGAGCAGCCGTTTCACAATATTTTCGGACTCGTCTTCGGTTTCCGCTGCGGCCGTTTGTAACAGTGCCAGCACTGTCTCGGCATTGTTCGATTCAGATTTCGTAGctgaaatgtaaatattaaTCAATTAGTTTTTTGCTGCTGGCTGAGAAAGCTTCCACTTACACAGTTGTGCCGACTTTTCCTTCACTGATTCACCCAGCGTACGGCACTCGTCGGTCAGCTCCTGCACCCGCGATCTCAGCTCGACCATCTTTGGTTCAAAATTCAAGTTTTTCTCTGCTAGGCTTCGGTTCTCGGCAATAATCAAATCCTTTGACGATTCTAGTGTTCCAACCTACGGTGCGATGGGATGAGATAGTTATCAAATGGCGATGATGAGTCACACCCACGTCGTCCTACCGCTTCGTTAACCCGTTCGTCCAGCTTCTCGTCGTCCGCCAGCAGATCCCTAAGCTCATCCGAGCTAAGCCCCTGGAGCGATTGGACCGCTTGCTGTAGATACGGCTGAAACATTTTGTGCTAGCGCAGTGAAAGATGGCGCTGGTTGAACAACACCAACCACGATTCCGATGCGAAAAGGATGAGACGCGCTGAGGAaccaaaaacgaacaaactttgACCGTGaatgtgctttgtttttccttttgccctTTTGTTTTGAGCGAGCGATGACAAGGGCTGCACACTGGTGGAACTCTCGAGGGCATCCCAGCTGACGTTCGTGAGAAATTTTCGAATTTCTCACAAAGTGTCGAGCAGCGTGTTTCGAGCAGTAGCATGCAACGCGCGGGACAGTTGTAGCGCAAAATCAAAACTTCCAATTTACATGCGTTCAACGAATTGCCATGATGCATCTTTCGGATATTTTCAGTTTATTGCACAACAATTATAGACAAAAACTACGCTTTTCAGTACACTTTATTGATACTTTATAGTATATAGTACACAGCAcgttttattgtattgttaCGCTAACTAAGATATAGAGTTTACGCTCACTCTTGTCGGTTGATGATCACATTATCAAAGCGTTAAATGTGCAAATAAGcaagttattgttttgtttcctt
The Anopheles moucheti chromosome 2, idAnoMoucSN_F20_07, whole genome shotgun sequence genome window above contains:
- the LOC128301247 gene encoding alpha-tocopherol transfer protein-like, with product MEHDLGFDLAEALEREGLSREDLKALRYPPVEGVPATITDKQLACFLDACDKNIDETRKVLKIYYEARKNGPELFNNRDPQSAAIQQCLQNQDYFPLPTTPSGYSVVFHRLKNSRSSNYHFDEAIKTYFMTIDSCLYNQGPRPGIIFLFDMKNVGLMHLTRINISSVRKFFNYLQDGLPAKLKAIHVMNVVSFFDKILYIIKPFIHAEILKMLYLHTSNENMESFYEEWIPKSGLPSDLGGDLKSIDELHQDHLKEFEKQRPYLLAEERQRNPDATIIEESTDRMMKSLSID
- the LOC128301263 gene encoding nucleolar transcription factor 1, yielding MSSKRGDSRRTRAQKHQNTYAFKNNLHDKHTPLIKLITNLNVCEVCEHCKSIIDWKIKYRKYKPLTQPKSCSKCGERKVKRAYHVICRECALASRCCAKCLKSADEASIIPPEPTEQEQVKLKAEMDQLIKSLPERKRRTFLRYMNRGQKKKQKGAGAEQYDSDEDENEGRKRKPNVEMPRTREELLEKIEQLKLASGKDDEIEDGDDEDGFSSDDEDYEDFSDEDLSKSSDAK
- the LOC128301270 gene encoding vacuolar protein sorting-associated protein 37B, whose product is MFQPYLQQAVQSLQGLSSDELRDLLADDEKLDERVNEAVGTLESSKDLIIAENRSLAEKNLNFEPKMVELRSRVQELTDECRTLGESVKEKSAQLSTKSESNNAETVLALLQTAAAETEDESENIVKRLLDSELPVDAYLEQFMNSRKLMHSRKLKAEKMTELLRSNRNTSQRFDVGYGPTSMPYPSANNAVPGGFYVPPGMTTSSTTAVPYPVGPPSMPMPTVMFRPPQF